One genomic segment of Vulpes vulpes isolate BD-2025 chromosome 2, VulVul3, whole genome shotgun sequence includes these proteins:
- the SGSM2 gene encoding small G protein signaling modulator 2 isoform X2: MGSAEDAVKEKLLWNVKKEVKQIMEEAVTRKFVHEDSSHIIALCGAVEACLLHQLRRRAAGFLRSDKMAALFTKVGKTCPVAGEICHKVQELQQQVEGRKPLAGNQDALRRQGSVSGKAPALSLQALKHIWVRTALIEKVLDRVMQYLVENCSKYYEKEALLADPVFGPILASLLVGPCALEYTKLKTADHYWTDPSADELVQRHRIRGPPNRQDSPAKRPALGIRKRHSSGSTSEDRLAACAREYVESLHQNSRIRLLYGKNNVLVQPKEDMEAVPGYLSLHQSAESLTLKWTPNQLMNGTLGDSELEKSVYWDYALVVPFSQIVCIHCHQQKSGGTLVLVSQDGIQRPPLHFPQGGHLLSFLSCLENGLLPQGQLEPPLWTQQGKGKVFPKLRKRSSMRTVDVEDMGTRQATDYVFRIIYPGHRHEHITINYHHLAASRAASVDDDEEEEDKLHAMLSMICSRNLTAPNPMKDAGDMIEMQGFGPSLPAWHLESLCSQGSSCLSCSTSSSPYATPSHCSCVPDRLPLRLLCESMKRQIVSRAFYGWLAYCRHLSTVRTHLSALVRHNIIPPARPPGASGGLTKDVWSKYQKDEKNYKELELLRQVYYGGVEHEIRKDVWPFLLGHYKFGMSKKEMEQVDSTVAARYKRVLAEWKACEAVVRQREREAQPTTLTKFSSGSSIDSHVQRLIHRDSTISNDVFISVDDLEPPPPPGTEDCRAEPEQELGAGTLGSTVVGQQQSVEFDSPDSGLPSSRNYSVASGIQSSIDEGQSMGFEEEDGGGEEGSNGPVPAAGAFSESQDPSQQKAPQARELEAGEELAAVCAAAYTIELLDTMALNLHRIDKDVQRCDRNYWYFTTPNLERLRDIMCSYVWEHLDIGYVQGMCDLLAPLLVILDNDQLAYSCFSHLMKRMSQNFPNGGAMDTHFANMRSLIQILDSELFELMHQNGDYTHFYFCYRWFLLDFKRELVYEDVFAVWEVIWAARHISSEHFVLFIALALVEAYREIIRDNNMDFTDIIKFFNERAEHHDAQEILQIARDLVHKVQMLIENK, encoded by the exons GTGCAGTAGAGGCTTGCCTCCTACATCAGCTGAGACGCCGTGCTGCCGGCTTCCTGCGCAGTGACAAGATGGCAGCCCTGTTCACCAAGGTGGGGAAGACGTGCCCAGTGGCTGGGGAGATTTGCCACAAGGTACAAGAGCTACAGCAACAAGTAGAGGGCAG GAAGCCTTTGGCAGGCAACCAGGATGCCCTACGGAGACAGGGCTCTGTCAGCGGGAAGGCCCCGGCTCTCAGCCTGCAGGCCTTAAAGCACATATGGGTGCGCACAGCGCTCATCGAGAAAGTGTTGGACAGGGTCATGCAGTACCTCGTGGAGAACTGCAG CAAGTACTACGAGAAGGAGGCGTTACTGGCAGATCCTGTGTTTGGCCCCATCTTGGCCTCACTTCTAG TGGGACCTTGTGCCTTGGAGTACACCAAGCTCAAGACAGCTGATCACTACTGGACTGACCCCTCTGCTGATGAGCTGGTCCAGAGGCATCGTATCCGGGGCCCTCCTAATCGCCAAGACTCCCCTGCAAAGCGCCCAGCCTTAGGA ATTCGGAAGCGGCATTCAAGTGGCAGTACATCAGAGGATAGGCTAGCTGCCTGCGCCCGTGAGTATGTGGAGTCCCTGCACCAGAATTCAAGGATACGGCTACTCTATGGCAAGAACAACGTGCTAGTGCAGCCA AAGGAGGACATGGAGGCTGTCCCTGGCTACCTCTCCCTGCACCAGTCTGCAGAAAGCCTAACTCTGAAGTGGACTCCCAACCAGCTCATGAACGGGACTCTGGGGGACTCCGAGTTGGAGAAAAG CGTTTACTGGGACTATGCCCTGGTTGTGCCCTTCAGTCAGATCGTCTGCATCCACTGCCACCAGCAAA AGAGCGGCGGCACACTTGTGCTGGTGAGCCAAGATGGCATCCAGAGGCCCCCACTGCACTTCCCACAGGGAGGACACCTGCTGTCCTTTCTGTCCTGCCTGGAGAATGGGCTTCTGCCCCAAGGACAGCTAGAGCCCCCACTCTGGACCCAGCAAGGGAAG GGGAAAGTGTTCCCTAAGCTACGGAAACGTAGCAGCATGCGGACTGTGGATGTGGAGGATATGGGCACCAGGCAGGCCACAGACTACGTGTTCCGGATCATTTACCCCGGCCACAGGCATGAACACA TCACTATTAACTACCACCACCTAGCGGCCAGCCGCGCGGCCTCGGTGGACgatgatgaggaagaggaggataaaCTGCACGCGATGCTCTCAATGATCTGCTCGCGGAACCTCACAGCTCCCAATCCGATGAAAG ATGCTGGTGACATGATCGAAATGCAGGGCTTTGGGCCCAGCCTGCCAGCCTGGCACCTGGAGTCCCTGTGCAGCCAgggctcctcctgcctctcctgctccacCAGCAGCTCCCCATATGCAACCCCCAGCCACTGCAGCTGTGTCCCCGACCG GTTGCCCCTCAGGCTGCTGTGTGAGAGCATGAAGAGGCAGATTGTTTCCCGGGCCTTCTATGGCT GGCTGGCCTACTGCCGCCACCTGTCCACGGTGCGGACCCATCTGTCAGCTCTGGTGCGTCACAACATCatcccgccggcccggcccccaggGGCTTCAGGAGGCCTCACTAAAGATGTGTGGAGCAAATATCAGAAGGATGAGAAG AACTACAAGGAGCTGGAGCTGCTACGGCAAGTTTACTATGGAGGCGTGGAGCATGAGATCCGTAAGGATGTCTGGCCCTTTCTGCTCGGCCACTACAAGTTTGGCATGAGCAAGAAAGAGATGGAGCAG GTGGACTCAACAGTGGCAGCAAGGTATAAACGAGTGCTGGCAGAGTGGAAGGCCTGCGAGGCTGTGGTGAGGCAGCGGGAGCGGGAGGCTCAGCCAACCACCCTCACCAAGTTCTCCTCGGGCAGCAGTATCGACAGTCATGTGCAGCGCCTCATCCACCGAGATTCCACCATCAGCAATGAC GTATTTATCTCTGTGGATGACCTGGAGCCCCCACCGCCCCCGGGCACTGAAGATTGCAGAGCTGAGCCTGAGCAGGAGCtgggagcagggaccctgggctCCACCGTGGTGGGACAACAGCAGTCCGTGGAGTTTGACTCTCCAGACTCAGGACTGCCATCCTCTCGCAATTACTCTGTGGCCTCAGGCATCCAGTCGAGCATAGATGAGGGGCAGAGCATGGGCTTCGAGGAGGAGGATGGCGGTGGGGAGGAAGGCTCCAATGGGCCAGTCCCAGCAGCCGGTGCTTTCTCCGAGTCCCAAGATCCCAGCCAGCAGAAGGCCCCGCAGGCtagggagctggaggcaggggaggagctTGCGGCCGTGTGCGCTGCTGCCTACACT ATAGAATTACTGGATACTATGGCCTTAAATCTGCACCGCATAGACAAGGATGTACAGCGCTGTGACCGCAATTACTGGTACTTCACGACCCCCAACCTCGAGAGGCTCCGAGACATCATGTGCAG CTACGTGTGGGAGCACCTGGACATAGGCTATGTGCAGGGCATGTGCGACCTGCTGGCACCTCTCCTGGTCATCCTTGACAACG ATCAGCTGGCCTATAGCTGTTTCAGCCACCTCATGAAGAGGATGAGCCAGAACTTCCCCAATGGGGGCGCCATGGATACCCACTTTGCCAACATGCGCTCCCTCATTCAG ATCCTGGACTCCGAGCTGTTCGAACTGATGCATCAGAATGGAGACTACACCCACTTTTACTTCTGTTACCGCTGGTTCTTGCTGGATTTTAAGAGAG AGCTGGTATATGAGGATGTGTTTGCTGTGTGGGAGGTGATCTGGGCAGCCCGGCACATCTCATCAGAGCACTTTGTCCTGTTCATCGCACTGGCCCTGGTGGAGGCCTACCGTGAGATTATCCGGGACAACAATATGGACTTCACCGATATCATCAAGTTCTTCAATG AACGGGCTGAGCATCATGATGCCCAGGAGATCCTGCAGATCGCCCGTGACCTCGTCCACAAGGTGCAGATGCTCATAGAGAACAAGTGA
- the SGSM2 gene encoding small G protein signaling modulator 2 isoform X1 yields the protein MGSAEDAVKEKLLWNVKKEVKQIMEEAVTRKFVHEDSSHIIALCGAVEACLLHQLRRRAAGFLRSDKMAALFTKVGKTCPVAGEICHKVQELQQQVEGSLPSLCRKPLAGNQDALRRQGSVSGKAPALSLQALKHIWVRTALIEKVLDRVMQYLVENCSKYYEKEALLADPVFGPILASLLVGPCALEYTKLKTADHYWTDPSADELVQRHRIRGPPNRQDSPAKRPALGIRKRHSSGSTSEDRLAACAREYVESLHQNSRIRLLYGKNNVLVQPKEDMEAVPGYLSLHQSAESLTLKWTPNQLMNGTLGDSELEKSVYWDYALVVPFSQIVCIHCHQQKSGGTLVLVSQDGIQRPPLHFPQGGHLLSFLSCLENGLLPQGQLEPPLWTQQGKGKVFPKLRKRSSMRTVDVEDMGTRQATDYVFRIIYPGHRHEHITINYHHLAASRAASVDDDEEEEDKLHAMLSMICSRNLTAPNPMKDAGDMIEMQGFGPSLPAWHLESLCSQGSSCLSCSTSSSPYATPSHCSCVPDRLPLRLLCESMKRQIVSRAFYGWLAYCRHLSTVRTHLSALVRHNIIPPARPPGASGGLTKDVWSKYQKDEKNYKELELLRQVYYGGVEHEIRKDVWPFLLGHYKFGMSKKEMEQVDSTVAARYKRVLAEWKACEAVVRQREREAQPTTLTKFSSGSSIDSHVQRLIHRDSTISNDVFISVDDLEPPPPPGTEDCRAEPEQELGAGTLGSTVVGQQQSVEFDSPDSGLPSSRNYSVASGIQSSIDEGQSMGFEEEDGGGEEGSNGPVPAAGAFSESQDPSQQKAPQARELEAGEELAAVCAAAYTIELLDTMALNLHRIDKDVQRCDRNYWYFTTPNLERLRDIMCSYVWEHLDIGYVQGMCDLLAPLLVILDNDQLAYSCFSHLMKRMSQNFPNGGAMDTHFANMRSLIQILDSELFELMHQNGDYTHFYFCYRWFLLDFKRELVYEDVFAVWEVIWAARHISSEHFVLFIALALVEAYREIIRDNNMDFTDIIKFFNERAEHHDAQEILQIARDLVHKVQMLIENK from the exons GTGCAGTAGAGGCTTGCCTCCTACATCAGCTGAGACGCCGTGCTGCCGGCTTCCTGCGCAGTGACAAGATGGCAGCCCTGTTCACCAAGGTGGGGAAGACGTGCCCAGTGGCTGGGGAGATTTGCCACAAGGTACAAGAGCTACAGCAACAAGTAGAGGGCAG CTTACCCTCTCTTTGCAGGAAGCCTTTGGCAGGCAACCAGGATGCCCTACGGAGACAGGGCTCTGTCAGCGGGAAGGCCCCGGCTCTCAGCCTGCAGGCCTTAAAGCACATATGGGTGCGCACAGCGCTCATCGAGAAAGTGTTGGACAGGGTCATGCAGTACCTCGTGGAGAACTGCAG CAAGTACTACGAGAAGGAGGCGTTACTGGCAGATCCTGTGTTTGGCCCCATCTTGGCCTCACTTCTAG TGGGACCTTGTGCCTTGGAGTACACCAAGCTCAAGACAGCTGATCACTACTGGACTGACCCCTCTGCTGATGAGCTGGTCCAGAGGCATCGTATCCGGGGCCCTCCTAATCGCCAAGACTCCCCTGCAAAGCGCCCAGCCTTAGGA ATTCGGAAGCGGCATTCAAGTGGCAGTACATCAGAGGATAGGCTAGCTGCCTGCGCCCGTGAGTATGTGGAGTCCCTGCACCAGAATTCAAGGATACGGCTACTCTATGGCAAGAACAACGTGCTAGTGCAGCCA AAGGAGGACATGGAGGCTGTCCCTGGCTACCTCTCCCTGCACCAGTCTGCAGAAAGCCTAACTCTGAAGTGGACTCCCAACCAGCTCATGAACGGGACTCTGGGGGACTCCGAGTTGGAGAAAAG CGTTTACTGGGACTATGCCCTGGTTGTGCCCTTCAGTCAGATCGTCTGCATCCACTGCCACCAGCAAA AGAGCGGCGGCACACTTGTGCTGGTGAGCCAAGATGGCATCCAGAGGCCCCCACTGCACTTCCCACAGGGAGGACACCTGCTGTCCTTTCTGTCCTGCCTGGAGAATGGGCTTCTGCCCCAAGGACAGCTAGAGCCCCCACTCTGGACCCAGCAAGGGAAG GGGAAAGTGTTCCCTAAGCTACGGAAACGTAGCAGCATGCGGACTGTGGATGTGGAGGATATGGGCACCAGGCAGGCCACAGACTACGTGTTCCGGATCATTTACCCCGGCCACAGGCATGAACACA TCACTATTAACTACCACCACCTAGCGGCCAGCCGCGCGGCCTCGGTGGACgatgatgaggaagaggaggataaaCTGCACGCGATGCTCTCAATGATCTGCTCGCGGAACCTCACAGCTCCCAATCCGATGAAAG ATGCTGGTGACATGATCGAAATGCAGGGCTTTGGGCCCAGCCTGCCAGCCTGGCACCTGGAGTCCCTGTGCAGCCAgggctcctcctgcctctcctgctccacCAGCAGCTCCCCATATGCAACCCCCAGCCACTGCAGCTGTGTCCCCGACCG GTTGCCCCTCAGGCTGCTGTGTGAGAGCATGAAGAGGCAGATTGTTTCCCGGGCCTTCTATGGCT GGCTGGCCTACTGCCGCCACCTGTCCACGGTGCGGACCCATCTGTCAGCTCTGGTGCGTCACAACATCatcccgccggcccggcccccaggGGCTTCAGGAGGCCTCACTAAAGATGTGTGGAGCAAATATCAGAAGGATGAGAAG AACTACAAGGAGCTGGAGCTGCTACGGCAAGTTTACTATGGAGGCGTGGAGCATGAGATCCGTAAGGATGTCTGGCCCTTTCTGCTCGGCCACTACAAGTTTGGCATGAGCAAGAAAGAGATGGAGCAG GTGGACTCAACAGTGGCAGCAAGGTATAAACGAGTGCTGGCAGAGTGGAAGGCCTGCGAGGCTGTGGTGAGGCAGCGGGAGCGGGAGGCTCAGCCAACCACCCTCACCAAGTTCTCCTCGGGCAGCAGTATCGACAGTCATGTGCAGCGCCTCATCCACCGAGATTCCACCATCAGCAATGAC GTATTTATCTCTGTGGATGACCTGGAGCCCCCACCGCCCCCGGGCACTGAAGATTGCAGAGCTGAGCCTGAGCAGGAGCtgggagcagggaccctgggctCCACCGTGGTGGGACAACAGCAGTCCGTGGAGTTTGACTCTCCAGACTCAGGACTGCCATCCTCTCGCAATTACTCTGTGGCCTCAGGCATCCAGTCGAGCATAGATGAGGGGCAGAGCATGGGCTTCGAGGAGGAGGATGGCGGTGGGGAGGAAGGCTCCAATGGGCCAGTCCCAGCAGCCGGTGCTTTCTCCGAGTCCCAAGATCCCAGCCAGCAGAAGGCCCCGCAGGCtagggagctggaggcaggggaggagctTGCGGCCGTGTGCGCTGCTGCCTACACT ATAGAATTACTGGATACTATGGCCTTAAATCTGCACCGCATAGACAAGGATGTACAGCGCTGTGACCGCAATTACTGGTACTTCACGACCCCCAACCTCGAGAGGCTCCGAGACATCATGTGCAG CTACGTGTGGGAGCACCTGGACATAGGCTATGTGCAGGGCATGTGCGACCTGCTGGCACCTCTCCTGGTCATCCTTGACAACG ATCAGCTGGCCTATAGCTGTTTCAGCCACCTCATGAAGAGGATGAGCCAGAACTTCCCCAATGGGGGCGCCATGGATACCCACTTTGCCAACATGCGCTCCCTCATTCAG ATCCTGGACTCCGAGCTGTTCGAACTGATGCATCAGAATGGAGACTACACCCACTTTTACTTCTGTTACCGCTGGTTCTTGCTGGATTTTAAGAGAG AGCTGGTATATGAGGATGTGTTTGCTGTGTGGGAGGTGATCTGGGCAGCCCGGCACATCTCATCAGAGCACTTTGTCCTGTTCATCGCACTGGCCCTGGTGGAGGCCTACCGTGAGATTATCCGGGACAACAATATGGACTTCACCGATATCATCAAGTTCTTCAATG AACGGGCTGAGCATCATGATGCCCAGGAGATCCTGCAGATCGCCCGTGACCTCGTCCACAAGGTGCAGATGCTCATAGAGAACAAGTGA